A stretch of the Massilia varians genome encodes the following:
- the dapF gene encoding diaminopimelate epimerase: MKLKFTKMHGAGNDFIVVDAIHQDVNLSTEQWRRLADRRFGIGADQILVVERPVSAGVDFRYRIFNSDGGEVEQCGNGARAFARFVSDKALSSEKSIRVETMKGIIAPRLEEDGSVTVDMGAPQLDPAEVPFDAAGLDGRAEGEDITWPLAVDGETVFVSVVSMGNPHAVQVVENVDSAPVDTMGPAIETHARFPRKVNAGFMQVVDRRHVRLRVFERGAGETLACGTGACAAVVAGIRRGLLDSPVRVSARGGELSIAWAGVGQPVYLSGPAVTVFEGEVDV; this comes from the coding sequence ATGAAACTGAAATTCACCAAGATGCACGGCGCGGGCAACGATTTCATCGTCGTCGACGCTATCCACCAGGATGTCAACCTGAGCACCGAACAATGGCGCCGCCTGGCCGACCGCCGCTTCGGCATCGGGGCCGACCAGATCCTGGTGGTGGAGCGCCCGGTGAGCGCGGGCGTCGATTTCCGCTACCGCATCTTCAACAGCGATGGCGGCGAGGTTGAACAGTGCGGCAACGGCGCGCGCGCCTTCGCCCGCTTCGTCAGCGACAAGGCGCTGTCAAGCGAGAAGAGCATCCGTGTGGAGACCATGAAGGGCATCATCGCCCCGCGCCTGGAAGAAGACGGCAGCGTGACGGTGGACATGGGCGCGCCCCAGCTGGATCCGGCCGAGGTGCCCTTCGATGCGGCGGGCCTGGACGGCCGCGCCGAGGGCGAAGACATCACCTGGCCGCTGGCGGTGGACGGCGAGACCGTGTTCGTGTCGGTGGTCTCGATGGGCAATCCGCATGCGGTGCAGGTGGTCGAGAACGTCGACAGCGCGCCGGTGGACACCATGGGTCCGGCGATCGAAACCCATGCGCGCTTCCCCAGGAAGGTGAATGCCGGCTTCATGCAGGTGGTGGACCGCCGCCACGTCAGGCTGCGCGTGTTCGAACGCGGCGCCGGCGAGACCCTGGCCTGCGGCACCGGGGCCTGCGCGGCCGTGGTGGCCGGTATCCGCCGCGGCCTGCTCGATTCGCCGGTGCGCGTGTCGGCGCGCGGCGGCGAGCTCAGCATCGCATGGGCGGGGGTGGGGCAGCCGGTGTATCTGAGCGGTCCGGCAGTGACCGTGTTCGAGGGTGAAGTCGACGTCTGA
- a CDS encoding LpxL/LpxP family acyltransferase — translation MRLLLGTLWLLHFLPLPILGRLGEAVGSLMFLIMGKRRRITLTNLRLCMPEKSEGERHAIAKQHFRAYARSIFERSILWWAPEARVRSYIHVEPGVPKAEMEAGPTILLCPHFVCLDVAGVAARVIPVCSMYVPQKNEAFDKLLRHGRERYGPVRLVTRKEGIKPILRALRDGLPYFMLPDMDFGEKDAEFVPFFGIPAATLTALGRIAATTGAKVIPVVATYLPNYQGWRVRFYPAWENYPGDDMVEATRRMNAFIEERVREAPAEYFWTHKRFKTRPPGEPSFYD, via the coding sequence ATGAGGCTCCTGCTCGGCACGCTGTGGCTGCTGCACTTCCTGCCGCTGCCCATCCTGGGGCGTCTCGGCGAAGCCGTCGGCAGCCTGATGTTCCTGATCATGGGCAAGCGCCGCCGCATCACGCTGACCAATCTGCGCCTGTGCATGCCCGAGAAGTCGGAGGGCGAACGCCACGCGATCGCGAAACAGCATTTCCGCGCCTACGCGCGCAGTATTTTTGAACGCTCGATCCTGTGGTGGGCGCCGGAAGCGCGCGTGCGCAGCTACATCCACGTCGAGCCGGGCGTGCCGAAGGCCGAGATGGAAGCCGGCCCGACCATCCTGCTGTGCCCGCATTTCGTCTGCCTCGATGTGGCCGGCGTGGCCGCACGCGTGATCCCGGTGTGCAGCATGTACGTGCCGCAAAAGAACGAAGCCTTCGACAAACTGCTGCGCCACGGCCGCGAACGCTACGGCCCGGTGCGCCTGGTGACGCGCAAGGAAGGGATCAAGCCGATCCTGCGCGCGCTGCGCGACGGCCTGCCCTACTTCATGCTGCCGGACATGGACTTTGGCGAGAAGGATGCCGAGTTCGTGCCCTTCTTCGGCATCCCGGCCGCCACCCTGACCGCGCTGGGCCGCATCGCGGCCACTACCGGCGCCAAGGTGATCCCAGTGGTCGCCACCTACCTGCCGAACTACCAGGGCTGGCGTGTGCGTTTCTACCCGGCGTGGGAAAATTACCCGGGCGACGACATGGTCGAGGCGACCCGCCGCATGAACGCCTTCATCGAGGAGCGCGTGCGCGAGGCGCCGGCCGAATACTTCTGGACCCATAAGCGCTTCAAGACGCGCCCGCCCGGCGAGCCGTCGTTCTACGACTAA
- a CDS encoding lysophospholipid acyltransferase family protein: MRMLVFLFRALSVFPLPFLHALGAALGWLVYLLSGSYRRRLRANLVQAGYEQHLNAAVAEAGKAIIELAFVWCADPQRVARHASVENWDLVQQRLDAGKGIVFLTPHLGCFEMTAQQIALQTALTVMYRPPRKSALKPLVEGARARHNLKLAPATLSGVRILAKTLKSGEPIGLLPDQVPQEGEGVWAPWFGRTAYTMTLPAKLAQLGKADILLVYAERLPHGRGYVVRFVPFEGSLEGTAAEQAASINRAMEQLIARCPAQYFWSYNRYKQPEGVAGPESEAAP; encoded by the coding sequence ATTCGCATGTTAGTTTTTTTATTCCGTGCACTATCGGTATTTCCATTGCCGTTTCTGCATGCCCTCGGCGCGGCGCTCGGCTGGCTCGTCTATCTGCTCTCCGGTTCGTACCGCCGGCGCCTGCGCGCCAACCTGGTCCAGGCCGGCTATGAACAACACCTGAACGCCGCCGTCGCCGAAGCGGGCAAGGCCATCATCGAACTGGCTTTCGTCTGGTGCGCCGACCCGCAACGCGTGGCGCGCCATGCCAGCGTCGAGAACTGGGACCTGGTGCAGCAGCGCCTCGATGCCGGCAAGGGCATCGTGTTCCTGACGCCGCACCTGGGCTGCTTCGAGATGACGGCCCAGCAGATCGCGCTGCAGACCGCCCTCACCGTCATGTACCGTCCGCCGCGCAAGAGCGCGCTGAAACCACTGGTGGAAGGGGCGCGCGCCCGCCACAACCTCAAGCTGGCGCCGGCGACCCTGTCCGGCGTGCGCATCCTGGCCAAGACCTTGAAATCCGGCGAGCCGATCGGCCTGCTGCCCGACCAGGTGCCGCAGGAAGGCGAAGGCGTGTGGGCGCCCTGGTTCGGCCGCACCGCCTACACCATGACCCTGCCCGCCAAGTTAGCGCAGCTGGGCAAGGCCGACATCCTGCTGGTGTATGCCGAACGCCTGCCGCACGGCCGCGGCTACGTGGTGCGCTTCGTGCCCTTCGAGGGCAGCCTGGAAGGCACGGCCGCCGAGCAGGCGGCATCGATCAACCGCGCCATGGAGCAGCTGATCGCCCGCTGCCCGGCACAGTATTTCTGGAGCTACAACCGCTACAAGCAGCCCGAGGGCGTGGCTGGTCCGGAAAGCGAGGCCGCGCCATGA
- the metK gene encoding methionine adenosyltransferase — MSNDYLFTSESVSEGHPDKVADQISDSILDAILEQDPRARVAAETLCNTGLVVLAGEITTHANVDYIQVARNTIKRIGYDNTDFGIDYKGCAVMVCYDKQSPDIAQGVDEGAGLDLDQGAGDQGLMFGYACDETPELMPAAIYYSHRLVERQSQLRKDGRLPWLRPDAKSQVTLRYVDGRPVAVDTVVLSTQHHPDVTHSQIEEAVIEEIIKPILPREWLQGTKFLVNPTGRFVIGGPQGDCGLTGRKIIVDTYGGAAPHGGGAFSGKDPSKVDRSAAYAARYVAKNIVAAGLARQCQVQVSYAIGVARPINITVYTEGTGVISDEKIAQLVMEHFDLRPKGIVQMLDLLRPIYAKTAAYGHFGREEPEFSWERTDKAALLRAEAGLS; from the coding sequence ATGTCCAACGACTACCTCTTCACGTCCGAATCCGTTTCCGAAGGCCACCCCGACAAGGTCGCCGACCAGATTTCCGACAGCATCCTCGACGCCATCCTGGAACAGGATCCGCGCGCCCGCGTCGCCGCCGAAACCCTGTGCAACACCGGCCTGGTGGTGCTGGCGGGTGAAATCACCACCCACGCCAACGTCGACTACATCCAGGTGGCGCGCAACACCATCAAGCGCATCGGCTACGACAATACCGATTTCGGCATCGACTACAAGGGCTGCGCCGTGATGGTCTGCTACGACAAGCAGTCGCCGGACATCGCCCAGGGCGTGGACGAAGGCGCCGGCCTCGATCTCGACCAGGGCGCGGGCGACCAGGGCCTGATGTTCGGCTATGCCTGCGACGAGACCCCGGAGCTGATGCCGGCCGCCATCTACTACTCGCACCGCCTGGTCGAGCGCCAGTCGCAGCTGCGCAAGGATGGCCGCCTGCCATGGCTGCGTCCGGACGCCAAGTCGCAAGTCACCCTGCGCTACGTCGACGGCCGCCCGGTCGCCGTCGATACCGTGGTGCTCTCCACCCAGCACCACCCGGACGTGACCCACTCGCAGATCGAAGAGGCGGTGATCGAAGAGATCATCAAGCCGATCCTGCCGCGCGAATGGCTGCAAGGCACCAAGTTCCTGGTCAACCCGACCGGCCGCTTCGTCATCGGCGGCCCGCAGGGCGACTGCGGCCTGACCGGCCGCAAGATCATCGTCGACACCTACGGCGGCGCAGCCCCGCACGGCGGCGGCGCGTTCTCCGGCAAGGATCCGTCCAAGGTCGACCGCTCGGCCGCCTACGCCGCGCGCTACGTCGCCAAGAACATCGTGGCCGCCGGCCTGGCGCGCCAGTGCCAGGTGCAGGTCAGCTACGCGATCGGCGTGGCCCGTCCGATCAACATCACCGTGTACACCGAAGGCACCGGCGTCATCTCGGATGAAAAGATCGCCCAGCTGGTGATGGAACACTTCGACCTGCGCCCGAAAGGCATCGTCCAGATGCTCGACCTGCTGCGCCCGATCTACGCCAAGACCGCCGCCTACGGCCACTTCGGCCGCGAAGAGCCGGAGTTCAGCTGGGAGCGCACCGACAAGGCGGCGCTGCTGCGCGCCGAAGCCGGCCTGTCCTAA
- the ahcY gene encoding adenosylhomocysteinase codes for MNAVLKDLNDFHVADISLAAWGEKEIRIAETEMPGLMAIREEYAAAQPLKGARIAGSLHMTIQTAVLIRTLEALGAQVRWASCNIYSTQDHAAAAIASVGTPVFAVKGETLDEYWEYTHRIFEWPGDNHANMILDDGGDATLLLHLGVRAEKDISVLDKPGSEEEICLFNSIKGRLARDPAWYSKRLPCILGVTEETTTGVHRLYQMHQEGKLAFPAINVNDSVTKSKFDNLYGCRESLVDGIKRATDVMVAGKIAVIAGYGDVGKGSAQAMRALSAQVWVTEIDPICALQAAMEGYRVVTMDYAAEHGDIFVTCTGNYHVITEQHMLKMKDQAIVCNIGHFDNEIEVAALKKYEWENIKPQVDHVIFPDGKRIILLAEGRLVNLGCGTGHPSYVMSSSFANQTIAQIELFANTAKYPVGVYTLPKHLDEKVARLQLKKLNAQLTTLTDEQAAYISVQKEGPYKPDHYRY; via the coding sequence ATGAACGCCGTACTCAAAGACCTCAACGATTTCCACGTCGCAGACATCTCCCTGGCAGCCTGGGGCGAGAAGGAAATCCGCATTGCAGAAACCGAAATGCCGGGCCTGATGGCGATCCGCGAGGAATACGCCGCTGCCCAGCCGCTGAAGGGCGCGCGCATTGCCGGTTCGCTGCACATGACCATCCAGACCGCGGTCCTGATCCGCACCCTGGAAGCCCTCGGCGCGCAAGTGCGCTGGGCATCGTGCAACATCTACTCGACCCAGGACCACGCCGCCGCCGCCATCGCGTCGGTCGGCACCCCGGTGTTCGCCGTCAAGGGCGAAACCCTGGACGAGTACTGGGAATACACCCACCGCATCTTCGAATGGCCGGGTGACAACCATGCCAACATGATCCTGGACGACGGCGGCGATGCCACCCTGCTGCTGCACCTGGGCGTGCGCGCCGAGAAGGACATCTCGGTGCTGGACAAGCCGGGTTCGGAAGAAGAAATCTGCCTGTTCAACTCGATCAAGGGCCGCCTGGCACGTGATCCGGCCTGGTACTCGAAGCGCCTGCCGTGCATCCTGGGCGTCACCGAAGAAACCACCACCGGCGTGCACCGCCTGTACCAGATGCACCAGGAAGGCAAGCTGGCCTTCCCGGCGATCAACGTCAACGACTCGGTCACCAAGTCGAAGTTCGACAACCTGTACGGCTGCCGCGAATCGCTGGTGGACGGCATCAAGCGCGCGACCGACGTCATGGTTGCCGGCAAGATCGCCGTCATCGCCGGCTACGGCGACGTGGGCAAGGGGTCGGCCCAGGCCATGCGCGCGCTGTCGGCGCAAGTGTGGGTCACCGAGATCGACCCGATCTGCGCCCTGCAGGCCGCGATGGAAGGCTACCGCGTCGTGACCATGGACTACGCCGCCGAGCACGGCGACATTTTCGTCACCTGCACCGGCAACTACCACGTCATCACCGAGCAGCACATGCTCAAGATGAAGGACCAGGCCATCGTCTGCAACATCGGCCACTTCGACAACGAAATCGAAGTCGCCGCGCTCAAGAAGTACGAGTGGGAAAACATCAAGCCGCAAGTCGACCACGTGATCTTCCCGGATGGTAAGCGCATCATCCTGCTGGCCGAAGGCCGCCTGGTGAACCTGGGCTGCGGCACCGGCCACCCGTCCTACGTGATGAGCTCCTCGTTCGCGAACCAGACCATCGCCCAGATCGAACTGTTCGCCAACACCGCCAAGTACCCGGTCGGCGTCTACACCCTGCCGAAGCACCTGGACGAGAAGGTTGCCCGCCTGCAGCTCAAGAAGCTCAACGCCCAGCTGACCACGCTGACCGACGAGCAGGCCGCCTACATCTCGGTGCAGAAGGAAGGTCCGTACAAGCCGGACCACTACCGCTACTGA
- a CDS encoding phage holin family protein has protein sequence MRLLITWLINAVALMALPYLVSSVAVTNFTTALIAALVLGLVNTLIRPILVILTLPVTVVSLGLFILVINAFLFWMVSHWIEGFEVAGFWSAFLAAILYSIISWALSSLLLKDKDGNS, from the coding sequence ATGCGCTTGCTCATTACCTGGCTGATCAATGCCGTGGCCCTGATGGCCCTGCCGTACCTGGTGTCCTCCGTCGCCGTCACCAATTTCACGACCGCGCTGATCGCCGCGCTCGTGCTCGGGCTGGTCAATACCCTGATCCGTCCCATCCTGGTGATCCTGACCCTGCCGGTGACGGTGGTGTCGCTGGGCCTGTTCATCCTCGTCATCAACGCCTTCCTGTTCTGGATGGTGTCGCACTGGATCGAGGGGTTCGAAGTGGCCGGCTTCTGGTCCGCCTTCCTGGCAGCCATCCTGTACAGCATCATTTCGTGGGCGCTTTCTAGCTTGCTCCTCAAAGACAAAGATGGAAACTCCTAA
- the metF gene encoding methylenetetrahydrofolate reductase [NAD(P)H] has product METPNFSIEFFPPKTEEGAEKLRVVRQKLAELQPKYFSVTFGAGGTTQHGTLQTVLEIKNAGFDAAPHLSCVGGTRASLRAILQQFQDKGIRRVVALRGDLPSGYGGGGEFRYANELVEFIRKETGDWFHIEVAAYPEMHPQARSPQDDLQAFARKVQAGANSAITQYFYNADAYFDFIDNARKLGVDVPVVPGMMPITNYTQLMRFSDMCGAEIPRWVRNKLASFGDDTASIKAFGLDVVTSLCERLLAGGAPGLHFYSMNQAVPTTAIWQRLVK; this is encoded by the coding sequence ATGGAAACTCCTAATTTCAGTATCGAGTTCTTCCCGCCGAAGACCGAAGAAGGCGCAGAGAAACTGCGCGTCGTGCGCCAGAAGCTGGCCGAGTTGCAGCCCAAGTATTTCTCGGTGACCTTCGGTGCGGGCGGCACCACCCAGCACGGCACCTTGCAGACCGTGCTCGAGATCAAGAACGCGGGCTTTGATGCGGCCCCGCACCTGTCCTGCGTCGGCGGCACCCGCGCATCGCTGCGCGCCATCCTGCAGCAGTTCCAGGACAAGGGCATCCGCCGCGTGGTGGCCTTGCGCGGCGACCTGCCGAGCGGCTACGGCGGCGGCGGCGAGTTCCGCTATGCCAACGAGCTGGTCGAGTTCATCCGCAAGGAAACCGGCGACTGGTTCCACATCGAAGTGGCGGCCTATCCGGAAATGCACCCGCAGGCCCGCTCGCCCCAGGACGACCTGCAGGCCTTCGCGCGCAAGGTACAGGCCGGGGCGAATTCCGCCATCACCCAGTATTTCTACAACGCGGACGCCTACTTCGATTTCATCGACAACGCCCGCAAGCTGGGCGTGGACGTGCCGGTGGTGCCGGGCATGATGCCGATCACCAACTACACCCAGCTGATGCGCTTCTCGGACATGTGCGGCGCCGAGATCCCGCGCTGGGTGCGCAACAAGCTGGCCAGTTTCGGTGACGATACCGCCTCGATCAAGGCCTTCGGCCTGGACGTGGTGACCAGCCTGTGCGAACGGCTGCTGGCGGGCGGGGCGCCGGGGCTGCATTTCTACAGCATGAACCAGGCGGTGCCGACGACGGCGATCTGGCAGCGTCTCGTGAAATAA